Genomic segment of Bradyrhizobium diazoefficiens:
AAGGCCGACGCGGACGACGAGGAATTCGCGCAGCGCACGATCTTTCCGTTTACGCTACTGCGCAACGGCAAGCCGGCATCCATCGCCGACACCGGCGCCGTGCATCGCGCGCTGGCGCGCGACATGAACGGCGACATCGTCGGCAGCGCGGCGGACCGGCAGGTTGCCGCGCAACGCTGTCTCGTCGGCCAGCCGGTTCGGCTGGAGCAACCGGACGGCGCACCGCAAGCCGCGCTGCGGCTGTGCGTCGGTGCGCGGCTGGTCACCGACGCGTGGTCGGCCGATACTGCGCAAGCGCAACTTAATGTGCAGCACGTCCTCGATCGCATCGCCGACGTCCTGGTGAAGATCGAACTGTTGCTTGACCGTGCCGCCGCCGTGCCGGCGGAGCCCGTATTCGAGGTGTGAGATGTTGCATCCGCTTTCAGCGCCGAACTATGCCGACCGTATCGGCTTTGCGCAGTTGACGCGCCAGGCTTTCGAGGGCGTCGATCTGCACCCGTTGCGCGACCAATTGCTGGCGCGGGTCACGGAGGGCACGGCGCATGCGGGCGAGGGCCTGGACCTGTCGCTGATCGCCCAGCTGATGGGCGAGAAGGAGGCCGGGCTCGTGATCCAGTCGGAGGTGCTCTCCTTCCATCAACTGTTTCGCACGCCCGCAGCCGTGCCGAAGCCGGGCTTGCGCGTGCTTGCGCTCGCAGCCGACATCGACATGGGCGGCAACACGCCGATCGAATTCCTGCTCGAAGGCTCCGACATCGAACTCCTGACACTCTATGTCACCAAGGGAACAGGCTTGCCGGAAACGCTGCCCGATCACGACATCGCCATCGTGGTCGCATCCGATTCCGAGGAGTGCCGCGAAGCGCTTGCGCTGATCGAAAAGGCCGCGCCGCGCTGGCCGCGACCGATGCTCAATCGTCCTGAACTGATCGGCAATCTCGATCGCGACAAATTGTATCGGCTGCTGGCTGATATCCCCGGTCTCGACATCCCCGTGACGGCCCACGCGACGCGCGCGCAATTGTCGGCTCTCGCGGAAGGGCAGATCGCCTGCAAGGACATCACCGGCGAATTGCACTTTCCAATGATCGCGCGGCCGCGCGGCACGCATGCCGGCGTCGGGCTTGCGAAGCTCGACGATGCTCCCGCGCTCGCGGCCTATCTTGCCGAGCGGGAAGAGCAGGACTTCTTCGTCGCGCGCTTCGTCGACTACGTGGGCCCCGACGGGCTCTATCGCAAAATCCGGCTCACCATGATCGACGGCAAGCCCTATGCCTGCCACATGGCGATCGCCGATCGCTGGGACATCTGGTATCTCAACGCCTACATGGCGTTCAGCGAAGAGAAGCGGGCTGAAGAAGCCATCTTCATGCAAGACTTCGACCGTGCCTTCGCAGCGCGCCACAAGAATGCGCTCGACGAGATGAGCGGGCGCGTCGGTCTCGATTATTTCATCGTCGATTGCGCCGAGAACCGGAACGGCGAGCTGCTGGTGTTCGAGGCCGACAATACTGCTGTCGTGCACAACATGGATTCGCCGGTCGTGTTTCCATACAAGCCGCCGCAGATGCGCAAGATCTTTGCCGCGTTCACCGCGATGTTGTCGCGGCACGTTAAGGCGAGTGACAAGGCGGGCGTGGAGAGCGCAGCATGAACGAGATCATCCGCAACACGCAAGCCGTCGTCACGAACGGCTCGCTCGATCCGCAGGACTGGAGCGAGTTTCGTACACTCGCTCATCGCATGCTAGACGAGGCGATCGACGGCATCGCTAATGTCCGCGCGCGTCCGGTCTGGCAGGCGATCCCCGACGAGGTTCGCGCGGCAGTTCGAACCGACCTGCCGCGTGGCGCGACCGATCTCGCCGAAGTCTATCGCGAATTCTCCGAGCACGTCGCGCCTTACGCGACTGGTAACGTTCATCCCGGCTTCATGGGCTGGGTGCATGGCGGCGGCACTGCCGTCGGCATGGTCGCGGAGATGCTTGCAGCCGGCCTCAACGCCAATCTCGGCGGGCGTGATCACATGCCGATCGAGGTCGAGCGCCAGATCGTCGACTGGATGCGCGGCCTGTTCGGTTTTCCGCAAGGCGCGAGCGGCATCTTCGTCACCGGCACGTCGATGGCCAATCTGATGGCGGTGCTGGTGGCGCGTACGAGCGCGCTGGGCACGCTGGCGCGGCAACACGGTATCGGCAATGACGGCGCGCTGCTGACGGCCTATGCGTCGAAGGCTGCACACGGCTGCATCTCCCGCGCGATGGA
This window contains:
- a CDS encoding RimK family alpha-L-glutamate ligase — protein: MLHPLSAPNYADRIGFAQLTRQAFEGVDLHPLRDQLLARVTEGTAHAGEGLDLSLIAQLMGEKEAGLVIQSEVLSFHQLFRTPAAVPKPGLRVLALAADIDMGGNTPIEFLLEGSDIELLTLYVTKGTGLPETLPDHDIAIVVASDSEECREALALIEKAAPRWPRPMLNRPELIGNLDRDKLYRLLADIPGLDIPVTAHATRAQLSALAEGQIACKDITGELHFPMIARPRGTHAGVGLAKLDDAPALAAYLAEREEQDFFVARFVDYVGPDGLYRKIRLTMIDGKPYACHMAIADRWDIWYLNAYMAFSEEKRAEEAIFMQDFDRAFAARHKNALDEMSGRVGLDYFIVDCAENRNGELLVFEADNTAVVHNMDSPVVFPYKPPQMRKIFAAFTAMLSRHVKASDKAGVESAA